The genomic segment GCGATCGCCTCGGCGGGCACCCGGACCCGGTCCAGGCTGATCCCGTCGAAGCGTTCGGTCGCCTCCCGGATCGCCGGGTACCCATGCGCGCGGACCGCCTCGACGATCGGGCGGATCTTCTCCACCGCCACCGAGACGTCCAGCTGGGCACGGGGCAGCAGGCCGTGTGGGTCACGCGCGCCGCCGCGCAGGTCGATCCGGTTCAGCACGCCTGCGAGTCTAGGCGGCCGCTGATGGTCGGGCCGAGGCCGTCCAGCGGGCGGGACGGTGAGCCCGGCCACGGGCGAACGCGGGCCGGCGCCGGGAGGGTCCGGGGGCGGGCGCCGAGGTGATCGCTCACCGGTAGCCGGCGGCTCCGCCGCCGGCCGGGCTGGCGTCGGAGGTTAGGCTCGACCGGTGAGTGCGCGGCTGCCGGTCTTCCCGCTCGGGACGGTGCTGTTTCCCGGCCTGGTGCTGCCGCTGCACATCTTCGAGGAGCGCTACCGGGCGCTGATCCGCCATCTGATCGGGCTGCCCGACGGCACCCCCCGCGAGTTCGGCGTGGTCGCGGTCCGCAGCGGGTGGTCGGCCGCCACCACCGCGGCCGGCCCCGGCGGCCAGCCCAGCTCGGTCGGCCCGATCGGCACCACCGGCACCATCGGCCCCAGCGGCCCCAGCGGCCCCAGCGGCCCGGCCGAGGCCGGTGGCCCGACCGGCTCGGGTGGCCCGACCGGCGGCGCCGGTCCCGGTGCCGGGGCGGGTGGCGGCGGGCCTTCGGGCGGGTACGGGACCGGGCCGGGCCGGGGCGGGGCGGTGCTGCACGAGGTGGGTTGCACGGCCGAGTTGCGCCAGGTGACCGAGTTACCGGACGGCCGGTTCGACGTGGTGACGGTGGGGCGGCGGCGGTTCCGGATCGTCGACGTGGCGGAGGGGTCCGAACCGTATCTGACCGCGGCGGTGGACTGGCTGCCCGAGCCGGCCGGTCGGGAGGACGTGGCCGACCTGCTCGCGCCCCGGGTGCTCGCGGTCTTCCGGCAGTACCTGGGGCTGATCCGGGACGATCCGGAGGAGATCTCCGAGCAGCTGCCTGACGATCCGACGGTGTTGTCGCACCTGGTGGCGGCGACCGCGGCGCTGAGCCTGGCGGACCGTCAACGGCTGCTGGCCACCCTGGACACGGCCGGTCGGCTCCGCGCCGAGCTGCGTCTGCTCACCCGCGAGGCGACTCTGTTGCGCCAGGTTCGGGCGGTGCCGGTGCCGCTGCCGGAGCTGGCCGTTCCGACGAGCCCCAACTGACCACCGGCGGCTCGCCGCCCCCGGCCGTCTGGTCGGCAGCAGGAACGTCGCTGGCGGTGCCCGGATCGGTGACGACGGCGGCTCCGTTCGCCTCAGCGACATCACCTGCGCCACCGGCACCGAACCCCCCGGCGGTTTCCACCGTTGCCGTTCCCGTTCCCGCCGGCGGTCCGCCGGGACCGGCGTCGTATCGCAGGTGGTCGGGCTCAGGTCGCAGCGAGGGGTGCCCCGACCAGCCCGCGAGCAGGGTGTACATGACCGCCACGCCGAATGCCGGCAGCAGCAGGTTGCCCTGGATCGTCGGGATCACCCCCAGCACCCACTCGAAGCCACCGGCCCGCAGGTCCGGCGGCCGGTTGAGAATGTCCCCGACCTGGGCGTCGGCGAGCAGCCGCTGGTACTCGGCGAGGCCGATCCGGCGCCCGACCTGCCAGGCGACCACCGCCGCGCCGAGCGCGCCGAGCACCGCGACGATCAGGCCGAAGGGCCCGCGCCGGCGGCGCAGCAGCAGCCAGACCGCGATCGCGGTCGCCACGCCGAAGCAGAGCCCGATAAGCGTGAACCAGCCGTCGGCGGCGATGAACTCCTCCGGCTGGGCCTGGGTCAGGACCGCCCCGTCCGCGGTTTTGCGGACCGGCACGGCCGGGGCGAGGGCCGCCCAGAGCAACCCGATCGGCAGTCCCAGCAGGGTGATCCCGGCGGCCGTCGCAACTCCGACAAGCGCCGCCAACCCGGGCCGTCGGCCACCGCCGACCGGCGGCCCGGCCGGGACCGGGCCGGCCGAAACCGGGCCGGCCGCCGTGGGGCCGGTCTGGGCGGCCGGCACGGTCGGGTCAGCCGGCAGCGACGTGCCGTCGCCGGCGTCTCCGGACGGCGGATGGGGTTCGGAAGTGGCCGGGCTCACCTGGTGATCCTCTCAGGCCGGACCGGCGATCCGGCCGGCGGACCCGGGATCGGTGGCCGCGGACCGGCGGATCGGGCGGCGGAGCCGCGATCGGTGGCCGCGGACCGGCGGCCGGGCGGCGGAGCCGCGATCCGGCCGGTTTCCCGGCCACCTGCCGGTCCGGCCGGGTGACCGCCGCTTCTCAGCCGGCCACCGCGCTGGGGCCGAGCAGCGCCTTGAGGTCGGCCATCAGCGCCGTGGTGGGCGCCACCCGCAGCGGTCCCAGCCGCAGCACCGTCGCCCGGGAACCGTTGACCAGCCGGACGTGCACCTCGGCCGACCCGGGATGGCTGGTCAGCACCTCCCGCAGCCGCTCCACCAGCGGCGGGGTGCAGCGGGCCGGCGGCAGCGCGAGGATGACGGGCTTCACCTCGTCGGCCGCGGTGATCTCCGGCACCGACAGGTCCATCGCCATCAGCCGGGGCTGGTCGTCGCGCCGGTCCACCCGGCCCTTCACCACGACGATGGCGTCCTCGGCGATGTACTGGCCGACGAGTTCGTAGGTGTTCGGGAAGAACAGCACCTCGACCGCGCCGCCCAGGTCCTCCAGGCTCGCCGACGCCCACGCCCGGCCCTGCTTGGTGATCCGCCGCTGCACCCCGGAGAGGATCCCCGCGAGGGTCACCACCTGGCCGTCGGGCACAGCCCCCTCCTCGCCGAGCGAGGCGATGGAGCGGTCGGCCGCCGCGGCGAGCACGTGCTCCACCCCGAACAGCGGGTGGTCGGAGACGTAGAGCCCGAGCATCTCCCGTTCGAAGGTGAGCAGGTCGGTCTTGTCCCACTCGGTGCTGGGAATCTGCGGGGTGACCACCATCGCGCCGCCGGGCGCGCCGTCGCCGGCGCCGAACGCGTCGCCGAACAGGTCGTACTGGCCGACCGCCTCGTTGCGCTTGATGTCGAGGAAGGAGTCGATCGCGTCGGCGTGCACGGCGAGCAGCCCCTTGCGGGTGTGCCCGAGCGAGTCGAAGGCGCCCGCCTTGATCAGCGATTCGACGGTGCGCTTGTTGCAGGCGACGGCGTCGACCTTGCGCAGGTAGTCGTAGAAGTCGGTGTAGGCGCCCTTCTCCCGGCGGTTGCGCCGGATGGACTCCACCACGTTGACGCCGACGTTGCGGACCGCGGCGAGGCCGAACCGGATGTTCTCGCCGACCGCGGCGAACCGGGCGTTGGACTCGTTCACGTCCGGCGGCAGGACCTTGATCCTCATCCGCCGGCACTCGGCCAGGTAGACGGCGGCCTTGTCCTTGTCGTCGCCGACGCTGGTGAGCAGGGCGGCCATGTACTCGGCCGGGTAGTTGGCCTTGAGGTACGCGGTCCAGTACGAGACCAGCCCGTACCCGGCGGTGTGTGCCTTGTTGAAGGCGTAGTCGGAGAACGGGACCAGGATGTCCCAGAGCGTCTTGATCGCCTCCGGGGAGTAGCCGTTGTCCCGCATGCCCTGCGAGAACGGCACGTACTCCTTGTCCAGGATCTCCTTCTTCTTCTTGCCCATCGCCCGGCGCAGCAGGTCGGCGGCGCCGAGGGTGTAGCCGGCGAGCTGCTGGGCGATCGCCATCACCTGCTCCTGGTAGACGATCAACCCGTAGGTGTCGCCCAGGATCTCGGCGAGCGGCTCGGCCAGCTCCGGGTGGATCGGCACCACCGGCTTGCGGTTGTTCTTGCGGTCGGCGTACTCGTTGTGGGCGTTGGCGCCCATCGGACCCGGCCGGTAGAGGGCGAGCACCGCCGAGATGTCCTCGAAGTTGTCCGGCACCATCGAGCGCAGCAGCGACCGCATCGGCCCGCCGTCGAGCTGGAACACCCCGAGCGTGTCGCCCCGGGCCAGCAGCTCGTAGGTGGGTTTGTCGTCCAGCGGCAGCTCCTCCAGGACCATGTCCAGGCCCCGGTTCTCCTTGATCGACTCGACGCAGTCGTCCATCACGGTGAGGTTGCGCAGGCCCAGGAAGTCCATCTTGAGCAGGCCGATGGTCTCGCAGGCGCCCATGTCCCACTGGGTGATGATGGCGCCGTCCTGCTCGCGCTTCTGGATCGGCAGCACGTCCATCAGCGGGTCCCGGGACAGGATCACCCCGGCGGCGTGCACCCCCCACTGCCGCTTGAGCCCCTCCAGCCCCTTGGCCGTGTCGACGATCTTCTTGACCTCGGCGTCGGACTCGTAGAGCTGGCGGAACTCCACCGCCTCCGGGTAGCGCGGGTGCTTCGGGTCGAAGATGCCGCCGAGCGGGATGTCCTTGCCCATCACCGGCGGCGGCATCGCCTTGGTGATCCGGTCGCCCATCGCGAACGGGTAGCCGAGCACCCGGGCGGCGTCCTTCACCGCCGCCTTCGCCTTGATCGTGCCGTAGGTGATGATCTGGGCGACCCGCTCCTCGCCGTACCGCTCGGTCGCGTACCGGATCATGTCGCCGCGCCGACGCTCGTCGAAGTCCATGTCGATGTCGGGCATCGAGACGCGGTCGGGGTTGAGGAACCGTTCGAAGAGCAGGCCGTGCGGGATCGGGTCCAGCTCGGTGATGCCCAGGGCGTACGCGATCAGGGCGCCGGCGGCCGACCCACGGCCCGGACCGACCCGGATGCCCTCCCGCTTGGCGTAGTCCACCAGGTCGGCGGTGACCAGGAAGTAGCCGGGGAAGCCCATCTTCAGGATCACGTCGAGCTCGTACTCGGCCTGCTTGCGGTGCCCCTCCGGCACGCCGCCGGGGAACCGCCGCTCCAGCCCGCGCAGCACCTCCTTGCGCAGGAAGGTCTCCTCGGTCTCGCCGGCCGGCACCGGGAACTGCGGCATCAGGTTGCGGGAGGCGAACAGCGCCGAGTAGTCGCCGATCTTCTCGGCGATCTCCAGGGTGTTGTCGCAGGCGCCCGGCACCTCCGCGTCCCACAGCGCCCGCATCTCGGCCGGCGACTTGAGGTAGAAGTCCCGGGCGTCGAACTTGAACCGCTTCGGGTCGGCCATCGTCGACCCGGACTGCACGCAGA from the Solwaraspora sp. WMMD1047 genome contains:
- a CDS encoding DUF2567 domain-containing protein, which gives rise to MSPATSEPHPPSGDAGDGTSLPADPTVPAAQTGPTAAGPVSAGPVPAGPPVGGGRRPGLAALVGVATAAGITLLGLPIGLLWAALAPAVPVRKTADGAVLTQAQPEEFIAADGWFTLIGLCFGVATAIAVWLLLRRRRGPFGLIVAVLGALGAAVVAWQVGRRIGLAEYQRLLADAQVGDILNRPPDLRAGGFEWVLGVIPTIQGNLLLPAFGVAVMYTLLAGWSGHPSLRPEPDHLRYDAGPGGPPAGTGTATVETAGGFGAGGAGDVAEANGAAVVTDPGTASDVPAADQTAGGGEPPVVSWGSSERPAPAAAPAPPEPGATESPRG
- a CDS encoding LON peptidase substrate-binding domain-containing protein, which encodes MSARLPVFPLGTVLFPGLVLPLHIFEERYRALIRHLIGLPDGTPREFGVVAVRSGWSAATTAAGPGGQPSSVGPIGTTGTIGPSGPSGPSGPAEAGGPTGSGGPTGGAGPGAGAGGGGPSGGYGTGPGRGGAVLHEVGCTAELRQVTELPDGRFDVVTVGRRRFRIVDVAEGSEPYLTAAVDWLPEPAGREDVADLLAPRVLAVFRQYLGLIRDDPEEISEQLPDDPTVLSHLVAATAALSLADRQRLLATLDTAGRLRAELRLLTREATLLRQVRAVPVPLPELAVPTSPN
- the dnaE gene encoding DNA polymerase III subunit alpha, which gives rise to MADSFVHLHVHTEYSMLDGAARLKDLFAEANRLGMPALAMTDHGNLFGAYDFYKQATAAGIRPIIGSEMYLTPGTDRRDRTRVRWADGGENDVSGGGAYTHLTMLAADGDGLRNLFRMQSRASLEGYFYKPRADRELLHEYGKGIIATTGCPSGEVQTWLRIGNFDKACESAAEFRDIFGADNYYLELMDHGLDIETRVRQDLIRLGKRLNLKPVATNDLHYTYDRDADAHEVLLCVQSGSTMADPKRFKFDARDFYLKSPAEMRALWDAEVPGACDNTLEIAEKIGDYSALFASRNLMPQFPVPAGETEETFLRKEVLRGLERRFPGGVPEGHRKQAEYELDVILKMGFPGYFLVTADLVDYAKREGIRVGPGRGSAAGALIAYALGITELDPIPHGLLFERFLNPDRVSMPDIDMDFDERRRGDMIRYATERYGEERVAQIITYGTIKAKAAVKDAARVLGYPFAMGDRITKAMPPPVMGKDIPLGGIFDPKHPRYPEAVEFRQLYESDAEVKKIVDTAKGLEGLKRQWGVHAAGVILSRDPLMDVLPIQKREQDGAIITQWDMGACETIGLLKMDFLGLRNLTVMDDCVESIKENRGLDMVLEELPLDDKPTYELLARGDTLGVFQLDGGPMRSLLRSMVPDNFEDISAVLALYRPGPMGANAHNEYADRKNNRKPVVPIHPELAEPLAEILGDTYGLIVYQEQVMAIAQQLAGYTLGAADLLRRAMGKKKKEILDKEYVPFSQGMRDNGYSPEAIKTLWDILVPFSDYAFNKAHTAGYGLVSYWTAYLKANYPAEYMAALLTSVGDDKDKAAVYLAECRRMRIKVLPPDVNESNARFAAVGENIRFGLAAVRNVGVNVVESIRRNRREKGAYTDFYDYLRKVDAVACNKRTVESLIKAGAFDSLGHTRKGLLAVHADAIDSFLDIKRNEAVGQYDLFGDAFGAGDGAPGGAMVVTPQIPSTEWDKTDLLTFEREMLGLYVSDHPLFGVEHVLAAAADRSIASLGEEGAVPDGQVVTLAGILSGVQRRITKQGRAWASASLEDLGGAVEVLFFPNTYELVGQYIAEDAIVVVKGRVDRRDDQPRLMAMDLSVPEITAADEVKPVILALPPARCTPPLVERLREVLTSHPGSAEVHVRLVNGSRATVLRLGPLRVAPTTALMADLKALLGPSAVAG